The stretch of DNA GTGCCGGCATCACAACCAATAATCAGACCTCCCGGAAAGCTCATCTTGGGCAAAGAATTCAAACCGCCTTTATTCAAGGCGCGCGCCCCATAACTGATGCGCTTGCCACCCTCCAGATACTGACGAATCACAGGGTGCTGCTTGTATTTCTGGAACTCATCAAAGGGGCTTATATGCGGGTTCTGATACCCAAGATCTACAATCAAACCAACATAAACCTGATTGTTCTCAGCGTGATATAAGAAACCACCGCTGGATCCTGCATAGCTGTCGCCAATCATGGGATAACCGGCGGTATGAACAACCAGACCCTCTTTATGTTTGTCCTCTGGCACTTCCCAAATTTCTTTGATGCCGATGCCATAGTGTTGCGGATCGCTGTCCTTATCCAGATCGAATCTGGCGATCAGCTCTTTACCCAGGTGGCCCCGGCAGCCTTCCGCAAAAATTGTATATTTGGCATGAAATTCAAAGCCCGGTTCGTAGGCATCTTTTTTCTCGCCTTTGGCATCGACCCCCATATCACCGGTTGCCACACCTTTTACCGTGCCGTCCTCATGATAGAGAATTTCGGCGGCGGCAAAACCAGGGAATACTTCAGCGCCCAGTTCCATGGCCTGTTCGGCCAGCCAACGACACAGGTTGCCCAGAGAAATAATGTAATTGCCATGGTTCCGCATGGGCTTGGGCACCAGCATGTCAGGAAATCTCACAGATTTTTCAGCACCCGGCAGGTAATAAACATCATCACCGGTCACCGCCGTGTGCAGCGGAGCACCTTTTTCCTTCCAGTCAGGAAATAACTCATTAAGTGCCGTAGGCTCAAACACCGCGCCGGACAGGATATGCGCACCGACTTCTGAGCCTTTTTCAAGCACACATACTGATATTTCTTTCTCGGCTTCCTGCGCCAACTGCAACAATCGACAGGCCGTTGCCAGACCGGCAGGGCCGGCACCAACAATAACGACATCAACTTCCATAGACTCGCGCTGCATAGTCTGACTTCCCCTCTGGCTTTTTTGGCTGAATGCGGATAACTGCTGCTGTAAGCGGCGTATTATCCTTAATTCAGTCCTGAATCGCAAAGACATGCCTGTAGTGCCGGTTGCAGATCTGAATAGCGGAAGCTGAAACCAGCATGCAGCAATCGCTCCGGTACCACATGCTGGCCATTCAATAATAAACGATCGCCCATTTCTCCAAACATCAGTTGCACCAAAAAGGCTGGCTGGTTAAACAATGCCGGGCGGCGCAGCAATGCCGCCAGCGTATCATTAAATTGTTCATTATTAACGGCATTCGGGGCTGTTACATTGAATTCGCCCGACAGCTCTGATTGATGCATTAGAAACAGCATCGCTGACAGCACATCGTCACGATGAACCCAGGACATCATTTGCTGACCATTCCCCAGGCGACCACCCAGCCACATTCGGTAAAATGGCAGCAATCGCGCCAGCATACCGCCTCCGGCGCCCAGCACCACACCGAATCGCATCAGGCAGACTCGTATGCCCAGCGACTCCGCCTTGCGAGCCTCTGCCTCCCACAGGCGACACAGATCATGACTGAACTCACTGATGCCGATATCATTTTCAGTCAGCGGCTCTTTTCGCCCGGCGCCATAATAACCAATGGCTGAAGCGCTGAGGAGGCACGCGGGTGGTGTTTCCAGACGCTGGAAGAGCTGAACCAGTTGCCGGGTTGTTGCCAATCGGCTCTCTTTCAATACCTGCTTGCGCTTCAGGGTCCACCGCTTGTCCGCAATGCCAGCCCCAGCCAGGTTGATCGCACAATCAATTCGGGCGCTGACCGGCAACTCATCCAGACTTCTGAGCAATTCAGCGCCCACACCCAACTTAAGTCGGGCCGAGGCATAATCCCGCACCAGCACTGTCACTTGATGGCCCTGCTCCAACAGCAGACGGACCAGGGGACGTCCGATGAATCCAGTGCCGCCAGTAATCAGAATATTCATATCTTGTCCTCTGAGGCTTGATTATTTAATCCGGCCGAAAAACTGCCCAAATTATGGCATGCTGCCACAGGAATCTCACAAAATGTAACAACAATTAATCGCATTTTTTTGATAACATTAGATTTTAATGCCGCACGCCTAATTAGTTTCTTGGAGTATTCATGACCCGCAGGCTTACTATCTCACCTGTATTGCGAGCTGGTGTCCGTTCGCTGTTTTTATTGACAATGGCCAGCACCACCAGCCTGCTCTGGGCAACCGAACAGAATCCGGACATGCAGGACGAATCGTCCACCGTTATCTACCCAGCCTCGTTTTTCCAGCCTTACAATCCGGTTTCGGTCAATGACATGATAGACCGTATACCCGGCGTTTCAATCAGCAACGGCAGCAGTGGGCGCGGCCTGGGCAGCGGCGGCGACCTGCTTATTAACGGACAGCGTCTGGCAG from Pseudohongiella spirulinae encodes:
- a CDS encoding electron transfer flavoprotein-ubiquinone oxidoreductase: MQRESMEVDVVIVGAGPAGLATACRLLQLAQEAEKEISVCVLEKGSEVGAHILSGAVFEPTALNELFPDWKEKGAPLHTAVTGDDVYYLPGAEKSVRFPDMLVPKPMRNHGNYIISLGNLCRWLAEQAMELGAEVFPGFAAAEILYHEDGTVKGVATGDMGVDAKGEKKDAYEPGFEFHAKYTIFAEGCRGHLGKELIARFDLDKDSDPQHYGIGIKEIWEVPEDKHKEGLVVHTAGYPMIGDSYAGSSGGFLYHAENNQVYVGLIVDLGYQNPHISPFDEFQKYKQHPVIRQYLEGGKRISYGARALNKGGLNSLPKMSFPGGLIIGCDAGTLNAAKIKGSHTAMRSGMLAAESIIESMKQDEVQAGHDLTAYGERFRASSLHDELHKTRNFSAGFHKFGFWIGSSLSFIEHNIFGSHFPLTFHDKSPDHAQLKPASECRKIEYPKPDGKISFDKLSSVFLSNTNHAEDQPCHLQLIDPDVPIKHNLPIYDEPAQRYCPAGVYEVLEDGDGGKRFQINAQNCVHCKTCDIKDPSQNIRWVVPEGSGGPSYPNM
- a CDS encoding TIGR01777 family oxidoreductase, encoding MNILITGGTGFIGRPLVRLLLEQGHQVTVLVRDYASARLKLGVGAELLRSLDELPVSARIDCAINLAGAGIADKRWTLKRKQVLKESRLATTRQLVQLFQRLETPPACLLSASAIGYYGAGRKEPLTENDIGISEFSHDLCRLWEAEARKAESLGIRVCLMRFGVVLGAGGGMLARLLPFYRMWLGGRLGNGQQMMSWVHRDDVLSAMLFLMHQSELSGEFNVTAPNAVNNEQFNDTLAALLRRPALFNQPAFLVQLMFGEMGDRLLLNGQHVVPERLLHAGFSFRYSDLQPALQACLCDSGLN